The genomic region CTGCTTGCCGGGAATCACCCCCAATTGGTTCACAAGAAACTTGGTTATCGCCAGGTTATAGGCACTGTCACCGACCACGGCAAACTTAGCCGGCAGGCCCCACCAGTATTCGGCATAAAAATCGGCAAAATCCTCTAAATAGCGATAATAGGTTTTTTCCTCGCTTTGAATAAACGCCTCGGTTTTCGCTGGATCAAGCCCGGCAAAGTCAGTTACCTGGCGCAAAAACCGGCCGGTCTCCTTAGCCCCGATCGGAATAACCGGCACATGCAAAAAAGGCTGACCGTAGGTTTCCTCCAGGTGCTGGGCTGTCTGCAGTCCCAGCCAGGGAGAAAGCACCAAGTTAAACTGAGCTTTCGGGATGGACTTCCATTCGGCGATCCCCTGCGACTCTGTGCCGAACAAGATATTGACCTTAAGGCCGATTCCTTCCAAAATCCGTTTGATTTCCGCCAGATCGCCCCGCCAAAAGGTATTATGATAGGGCAGCAGCGACCATACATTAACCAGCCCCTGCTCCCTGGGACCATCATAGGGACCGACATATTGATCAATGATGGCTCTTGTCACCAGTTCATGACCGGTAAAATTGTTCCCCTTAAAGCCACCCGTCTCGGCATAAACAATGGGCACGCCCTGCTCCTGGAACTCACTTACCACCGAGCCAACATCATCACCCACCAGATCGGCAATACAGCCTGTCAGCACTACAAACAGATCGGCTTCAAGAATGTTCAGGGAGGCGGCAATTAACTCCCGCAGGCGCTCTTCGCCACCGAAAACTACATCTTTTTCCGACGAATTGGTACTGGGGACTACGGCCCCGCCACCATAACCGCCGCCCTGAAAGCCATTATAAAAACCGACATTCATAAATTGTTTATCCGCACAACCCGGTCCGCAATGGACGATCGGAATGACCCGGGGAATAGCGGCGGCGCTGTGCAGGGCGGCGATGGAGCAAACATAGCGGATCTGCTGGATGGAGTTTGTTCTTCCCTCCCGGCCGGATACATTGTCAATCGTCTCCAGGAAATTTTTCTTCTCAGACATATGCGGCTCGCTCCTTTTTCAGTAAATTGGCATCCTTGGCCAGGATAAACGGGTCTTTCTGCTTCAGCCACCAGGACTTATAGGGAAGCCGGGTATGGGCGGCCAAATCCTCATGGAATTTTTTATGGGCCATAATTTCCAGAATGGTTTCGCCCAAATTAATAATTCCCTGATAGCCCAGCGCATGGTGTTCATCCCCCAGTGGCGCGGCCGGAATGCCTAAACGGGAAGCCAGCGGGGCAAGCCCGTTATGGCGGATAAGAATAAAGTCCGGTTTGACTCGTTGCAACAGACCATAAAATTGATACTGCTGGCGGTTGCAGACACTAAAGGCAGGAACGTCGCCATAATGGTCGACAAGGTGTGCCAGGGAATCCTGCCGGGCATCCTGACTGTCATAGATCGGATCATGATGGAAAACCAGCGAACCGTCAACCTGAATACCCAGTTCCCGCAACACGGCAATCAGGCCATGGGCATAGGCCGAGCCGGTAGCCACATAGCCCTTGAGCCCCTTAAGCTGCTGACGCAGTTCAGCCAGACGGGGCGCGATCCGTTGATGTTCCTTGGCAATATAGACTTCCGCCTGCTCCTCCCGGTGCGTGACTCTGGCCAATTCCCGGAGCCAGGCATCGGTGCCGGCAAAGCCATAAGGCTGGGGAGCCTTGACTTCGGGTACACCAAACTGCTGCTCCAGAGCGGCTGCCATGTACGAGGACAAGGTATAGCAAAAGCCGACCGTAGCTGCCGCTTCGGATAATTGCGCCAGATCATCTACCGTAGCCAGGTCCACCACATAATTAACCCGCAGACCCAGTTCGGCCAGCATCGGCGTAAACACATCGGAGCCCCAGAGGTTGATCACGTTAACCAGGTCTTCCTGCTTTTTCGGATTTTTCCGGACAAGCTGCCGCACAATGCCATGCTGCGTAGCATCAAACCCTGTACTCCAGTGCTTGGATTTAAAACCCTCGCAATGAAGCGGAATGACCGGAATGCCAAGTTCCGCCTCCATTTGGCTGGCCACACTGTCCACATCATCACCGATAATACCGGTGGAGCAGGAGGTGGAAATAAAAATGGCTTTGGGCTTGTTGCGCTCCCAGGCATCGCGGATGGACTGCTGTAACTTGTCAATACCGCCGAACACCATATCCTTCTCTTCCAGATTGGTGCAAATCATTCGCAAGTTTTCCACCGGCAGCTTGCGCAAGGCAAGGCCGTTACGATAAATGGAATTATAAATCACCTGTCCGGCGCCACAGCCGATTGGCGAGTGCTGAACAAGTACTGCGTCCCGCACATTTCCTGCCTGGCACTCCACCATCTGCTCACTGCAAACCGAGCCTTGCGTGAACGGACCCTGCAATTCGCAAAGGGTACGCGCCTTGTCCCGGCCGCCGCATTGCCCCCCGCAGCTTTCGCCTCGCGCATAGGCCGACTCACGGGAAAGCTCGGACGCTTTACCGTCCCAGGCAATGATTGTCCCCAGACGCTGCTCACGGCTTTCCACCACCGGTGTATCCAGATTGATCTTCATGGTTTTATCCTCCTTGTATGAAAATTAAAGGCTGAAAGCCTACTCCGTTTACGAGTAGACTTTCAGCCTTTAGTTTGATAACTAATCAGCTCTCCTATCGATTGTAAGGGCCCCGGGCTTTAAATAAACCGGTGCCGCCGCTGGGCCGAAATAAGTTCGGTATTCATACCCGCCTCATGCAGACCACCGCTATAGCGGCCATGTTCCATTTTGACGCAGAGATCCATAACCGTAAGCAAGCCGGCGGCACGGGCTTTTTCCGCTGCCGCCAGGTTGATAATTTTTAGCTGCAGCCACACCGCCGGTATCTTACAGGCTATCGCTTCCTCCACGATAGGCAGGCAAGCCTCAGCCGGCCTGAATATATCCACTAAATCAACAGGCTGGCCAATACTGGCTAAGTCGGGATAACACTTTTCGCCAAGAATCTCCGTGGCCCGGGGATTGACCGGAATGATTTTATAGCCGGCTGAGCGCAGATAAGTGGCAACAAAATGGCTGGCTTTCTGCCGTTCGGCCGATAAACCGACGATGGCAATAGTCCTGGTATGATCCAGAATCTTTTGAATAACCTCCGGATTTTGATAAAGAGCCTGCTCCTCGCCAGTCAACGCCGAATTCATAGTTAGCGAGCCGCCAGTGCCTGTTCCAGATCCCATAGCAAATCCTCCCCTGTTTCTATTCCCACCGACAGCCGGATAAGTTCAGGTCCCACACCGGAGCTTGCCAATTCTTCGTCCGTAAGCTGCTGGTGTGTCGTAGATGCCGGATGGATGACCAGACTGCGTACATCACCGATATTCGCCAAATGACTGAACAGTTTTAACCGGGCAATGAATTTCTTGCCGGTCTCCCGCACATTTTCGCCGGGCTGTTTCTTTAACCCGAAGGACAGCACGGCTCCGGCTCCTTTCGGCAGGTACTTTTGAGCGATATCGTACTGGGGGTGGCTGGGCAGACCGGCGTAGGAAACCCACGCCACTTTGTCATGTTCTTCTAAAAACTGCGCCACTTTTCGTGTATTTTCCACATGCCTGTCCATCCGGATTGACAGCGTTTCAATGCCCTGCAGCAGTAAAAAGGCATTCATTGGCGACAAACAGCAGCCCGTATCCCTCACTGTCTCGGTCCGCACTTTCATTAAATAGCCGTAATGGCCAAAGGTATCATAAAATTTAAGATTATGGTATTTGGGCGAAGGATCGGCAATGGACGGGAAAGCGGAATAGTCGAACTTACCTGATTCCAGTACCACGCCTCCCAGTGAATTACCATGGCCGCCAATAAATTTAGTGGCTGAATACACGGTAATCGTCGCGCCAAACTCCATGGGTCGGCATAGGTAAGGCGTTGCCAGCGTATTATCAATAATCAGCGGTATGCCGTGGCTCTTGGCCAGGGCCGCCACCTGTTCAATATCCAGTATACTGCCGCGCGGATTGCCGATCATTTCACTGTAGAGGGCTCTGGTCTTAGGCGTAATGGCTTGTTCCCAGGCACGAATATCGGTGGGATCCACATAATGAACGGGATTACCCATTTTTTTCAACGTATGGGTTAACTGGGTAACCGTTCCGCCATACAGATGGGAGGAGGCCACCAGTTCATCACCCGGCTCTAACAGTGTCATAAGCGCCGCCAGTTGGGCCGCCATACCGCTCGAAGTGGCCACCGCACCGGTTGCACCTTCCAGGGAAGCCATTCTTTCTTCAAAGATGGCTACCGTAGGATTGCTGATGCGCGAATAAATATGCCCGTACTGCTTGAGGTCAAATAACTCCGCCGCATGGTCGGCATCATAAAACACAAAAGAAGAGGTCTGATAAATCGGCACAGCCCGCGCCCCGGTCTGCGTATCCGGAATATGTCCGGCATGAATCATACGGGTATCAAAGCCAAACCTGCGTTCGCCGCTCATTTTATCAGCTCCTTATAAAGGCCGCCACGTTAGGATCTTGCTGGAGCTTTGCCAAATCCTCGGCCGTCGGCAGTTTCGATTTATCCCGTTCCACATTAACCAGGCATAAAAAGCCCAAATGATCGCCACGGCTGGCCTTAAATTGATGCCAGGTATTGGGTGGTACGGTAATCACATCATTTTGCTCAATAGAATGAATGGTATCCCCCAGGAATACTTCTCCCTTGCCGCGTAAAATAAGCACTAAGTGCACATGTTCATGATATTCCAGTGAAGAGTAGCCAGCGGGCTGCACTTCGAAATACCGCAACTGACAGGGTAAATTCCCCAAACCGTCAAACAATACCTGACGGGTAATGCTTTTAAAGTTGGTACCGTTTTCCTGATAAGCCAGGACTGAAACGTTATCCCAGGTAAAATCTCCGTTATGGCGAGTGATCATGCTTTATTTCCTCCTTTAACGGAGACTGCGGTCATTGCCGCTATCTGGCACATGTTTGCCGCAGCCTCCTTATTGCCATTGCAATTATACGGTATTCGTTTAATCCGATCGTGATGATCCCTAGGTAACCACTAATTAATTCACACTGCACGTCCTGACGGATCTTTTTCCGCCTGACTGCGTCAGCAAAACCTTGAAATAGAGACCGCTATCCCTGCAGTTTTGCTTCCTTGCCATACGAAAAAATCTCTCGCCAGGCCGGCAGACTCATTAAATCAGTGGTTACCTAGGCCTTATGACAAAGTATCCACAATTTGACGGAAATAGCGGCAATTCGCTACTAAATCCGGCCCTTGTTTAAACAAGCCGCCGCCCATTAAAAAAACAACGTCTTTTCCGTATACCTCCAGCATCTCCGGAACCTTCTCCAGCGTCATGCCGCCCCCCGGGCTGGGAAATATCGGTTTGATATGCCCCATTGGCACCTGCGTGCCTGCGACAATACTCCGGCATTCGTCCCGGCTGAAAGAAAACCGTCCGCCAAAGTTAGGATAGATGACCGCATCGGCGCCGGCCAGCCGGCTAAGCTGACCATACAACGCGTAATGGGCGATACCCATACCCTGACTGGCCGCCGTTACGTAGCTTCCCTGAAAAGCCGGATGACTGAATACCGGCAAGGCCAGACTGTCGTCGTCAGCCAAATAGCGCATGGCATCCAGCCCGGTTAACGCCGGTGAAATCAGTAAACCACCGGCCCCTGCCTCCTTGGCCAGGCGAGCCCGCTCAGTAATTTCACCAAAAGCAGCGGTAACATTCGGGACATAAATACTGCTATGGCCTGTCTCCTTATTGGCTTTAGCCACGGCTGCCGCGCACTTGGTTACCCGTTCCTTGTAAGGGGCAAATACCTGGTTGGAAAGGCCATGATCGTCTTTAATAATATCAATGCCGCCCACGGCGCATTGATAAGCCAGCTCGGCCAGTTGGTCCGCCGTCAGCCCCATGGGTTTTAAGGCAACAAACAAGAGCGGACGATCAGTCACGGTTAGCAGCCGGCGTAAACCTTCCCGACCAAACCGGGGACCTTTAAAAGCGTTTAGCAAACCAGGCGGCAGGTCCAGCTTTTCCACCAGAATTCCCGGCTTGATGCTGATATTGCCAAACAGGACATTGAGAAACTGAGTCAATTCATAGGCTGTGCTTTCAACGGCATAACTAATATCAGCGTAATATGCGCTATCCGCTTTGGTAAAGGATTCAATACGCCCTACGATTTCATCGCGGATAAACCCTGGTTGTAACAGTTCAGCCGGATATTCCACCGTTTGCTCCACACAAATATCCCGGGCTTTGGCATAGGCCTCCTGTTCTTCACCGGTAAGACGATAAGTTATTATAAATCGTTCGCCGGAAATCATCGAATTCCCCCTTTAACCGCTGACAGTTTGCCCGGCTGGTTTACTCTCTTGGTTGGCATCTTCCAGATAGGCATGCACGGCGGTTCTGTTTTTCTTAAACCAGAAGTAGAGCGCAAAGTATATGACCAGTACGCCGCCAATGATAATAACATTCTGGCTTAAAAAAGCAAGGAAGAGAAGGCCCATGAACGGATGAGCCAGAATACCGAAGCTGGTAATCATTACGCCAACAGCCGGGATTTTTACGCCAACCTGAGTGGCTACCTCGGTAAAGAGCGGCGCCGTATAGGAGCACATGTACAGCCCCAAGGCAAACCAGATGGCCCCGGAGATAATGCCTTTAAGAATGTTGCCGTTCGATACGGCAATAACCACTTCGATCATAAACGGCAGCGCAATTAAATCCACCATCGGCAACGTCGTATTGCCCGGTAAAATGAGCGCCAGTACAACCATTACCGGAATTAAAATAATACCGGTAATTAATGTTGCCGGTTCACCATAGCCAGCCGCATCATTAACGGCCAAATACCATTCCCTGCTTTTCACGCCGCTTTTGGCCGTTTTCTTGCTCGCTTCGGTAAGCGGCAAAAACGCCGAGGCAAACACACCGGCCACTTTGGGGAAGATATTCATAACGGCGGCCGTACCGATGGCCAGCCCGGCGATTTCGCCCCAGGCGGTCAAAGTGGACAATCTGCTTAGATTACCCATAATACCCAGGAAAATACCGAGTAAAAAGCCTAAGAACATAGGTTCACCCAAAAAGCCCAGTTTCTTTTGTATGCTTTGCGGATTGAGGTTTATTTTATGTAAGCCAAACTTATTTAAAAGCCAGTTCATGGCTACGGCGTACGGAACAGCCTCCAGATGATGGGGTGCCGTCATGGCGCAATTGGGATACCCATAGTAGGTCGACCAGCGTTTGGCCAAAACTTCGGCAAAAAGCAAAATATATAGATTCATAACAATCATGCAGAAAACAGCTAATATCATATTATTCGTCAATAAATAGATCAAAGATCCCCAGACCATAAAAGAATAATTATTCCAAAGATCGCCGGGCATAAAAATATTAGTCCATTTCAGTAAAAATAACACAATTTGAACTAACAGGGCCAATCCGACGAAAACCATACCTACTTTCGTGGAATAGCCTACGATCGCCGTTGTCTGCCAGCCTAAATCCATGACCGGCAGGTTAACACCCGTAATTTCCACCATGCGCTTTACCACCGGCGCTACCAGCGGAATATACGAACCGATCAGCATATTAAAACCGGTCAGGCCGATCCCTGCCAACAGCGCGGCATTAAACGCTTGCTTAGGTTTTATCTTCAGAAACAGGGCAACAATAAACAGCACAACCGGTACAAAAATAGCTGCTCCAAAGGTATCAAAAATTTGTTTCAATATTTCAAAAAACACGTGTTACCACTCTCCTACTCATTTAAGATTGATGCATTATACTCCAGCTTCCAGTCCCTTAATTACACCAAGAGCCTGTTCCAGGAATTCCTCTTCGCCGAAGCCGGTCAGAAACCCAACGGCATTAATGGCCGGAATGGCAAAGTCACCGGAAATCGGGCTGGTATGGGCAATAAAATCATAATTTCCTGCCAGCAGGGCACTTTCCACGCCGCCCGGATTGACTTCCACCGTAATAATCTCGTAGCCCACTTCCGCTAATCTTTCTTTCAGCTTGCCTGATACCATGGCAGAACTTACTGTTCCTGATCCGCATACACTCAAAATTCTAATAGGCCTCATCATATCTCCCCCTAAATTTTTTTATTACTCACATATGGCCGGCAGGCAGGCCGGACAGCAGGCTGCAAACCTCTGTTGCCGCAGTTGCCTGTTTTATCTTGGTAAGCAGCGTTTCATCCTGAAGCATGGTCATTAGCTGGGTCAGTACTGTAAGATGTTTTTCCGGTTTGTCGACGGCAAACATCATAACAATTTCTACAGGCAGCACGGTATCCAGGCTCCCCATCATCTGGAAAGCTACCGGCTGCTGCAAGATTCCCACGGCCAGGGCAGGCTCCAGCACATGGCTGCTGTCGGTATGGGGGACAGCCACACAAGTCCCGGCTCCCGGCAAACCGGTAGGATATTGTATTTCTCTTTGCAGCACGGCGTCCTTATAGGACTCTTTTACCTTCCCCTTGCCAAACAGCGTATCCGCCAGCTTGCCAAGCACCTCTGCCGGAGTTTGGGCCACCATGTGCAGCCGGACCAGCTCTGCGTCGATCAGGTTCAAAGCTTCACCTCCCTTCCTTTTTAATAAGCAAAACCGCTAGTGCCTCCTCCGGCAGAAATCTATAGCAGACCACCGGCCTTTTTGCCGTCAGTCTTCGTTGTCGTCGGCTTACATATATCCGATATGCGCGCCTCCTCCGCCTTGACTGCCGGCAAAAATTCTCGATGTTACACTACATCTTCCTACCGGATGAGGCACTAGAGACACAAAAAGAGGCTCCGGAAAAGAAATGCTTATCTTCTCCGGAGCCTCTAGTCTCTCTAGTCAGCTCATTACCATATTATAGAAATCATACTATACGGTTTCTTCTTTAGTCAATCCAAATGATCATTTCTCCGATAATTCCAGAGTTTCATTCATACTGCCGGTACGGTAACCTTCCAGATCGAGGGTCACAAAAGAAAATCCCAGTTTCTTTAATTCCTGGCTAATCCGCAGCGAGTTTTCCGGCTGGGCTAACAGGGGAATATCTTTGGCCGCCACTTCGATCCGTGCGATATCGCCATGATGCCTAACCCTGACCTGCCCCGAACAAAGAGTCTTGACAAAGGCTTCCGCCAGTTCCACCTGCTTCAACCGTTCGGCTGTAACCGGCAGCCCGTAAACAATCCGGGACGACAGACAGGCGGCGCTGAGTTTTTTCCAGGTCGGCAGACCCCATTCCTTGGACAGGCTGCGGATCTCTTCCTTGGTTATGCCGCATTCCAGCAGCGGGCTGCGTACACCCGGCAACTCGGCAACAGCCTGCATGCCTGGCCGGTAATCGGCCAGATCATCGGCATTAGAGCCTTCCAAAACCCAATGAAAGCCCTGCTCTTTAGCCCAGGCGGCAATTACGGTAAACCGCTCCATTTTGCAATGGTAGCAGCGTTTTTCATCATTCTCAACAAAATTGGCATTATTAAGCTCACTAATCGTAAGCAAAACATGCTTGATGCCCAATTTCCCGGCGATCTCCACCGCCTCTTTCCGTTCACTGGCCGGCAACGTCTCAGAACAGGCGGTTACGGCAATTGCCCGGTCATCGTACAAAGCCTGCTTGGCGGCAGCGGCCAGAAACGTGCTGTCCACCCCGCCCGAAAAGGCGACTACCACACTGCCCATACTGCGCAAAGTGTCCAGCAGCTTTTTAACTTTTTCTTCTGTATTCATCTTTCATGCTCCTTTCCCAGTGCTCCGCCAACTCTGAAAGTGCAATTACATTTGCGGGAATTTTTGCATAAGGCAGGGCAATGAAGGCGCGCCTATCGAACATAGGTAAACCGACGGCAACGAAACCTTACAGAAAAAGATCCGTGAAGAAATTGTAATTTCAGAGTTGATGAACCACTCTTTGCGTCACTTAAATCACAGGTATTTAAGTGACGCCAACTACTAATCATCCTTCCTTTACCTGCAGTCCGGCTCCGGTCAATTTCTGACCC from Propionispora vibrioides harbors:
- a CDS encoding nitrogenase component 1 gives rise to the protein MSEKKNFLETIDNVSGREGRTNSIQQIRYVCSIAALHSAAAIPRVIPIVHCGPGCADKQFMNVGFYNGFQGGGYGGGAVVPSTNSSEKDVVFGGEERLRELIAASLNILEADLFVVLTGCIADLVGDDVGSVVSEFQEQGVPIVYAETGGFKGNNFTGHELVTRAIIDQYVGPYDGPREQGLVNVWSLLPYHNTFWRGDLAEIKRILEGIGLKVNILFGTESQGIAEWKSIPKAQFNLVLSPWLGLQTAQHLEETYGQPFLHVPVIPIGAKETGRFLRQVTDFAGLDPAKTEAFIQSEEKTYYRYLEDFADFYAEYWWGLPAKFAVVGDSAYNLAITKFLVNQLGVIPGKQIITENPPEEYREAIRGEYHRIAADVATDVEFEEDSYHIHQILRQANFGHKPPIIFGTTWERDLTKELKGSIVEVGFPASYEVVLSRSYIGYRGALTLIEKIYTTTVGASA
- a CDS encoding nitrogenase component 1 → MKINLDTPVVESREQRLGTIIAWDGKASELSRESAYARGESCGGQCGGRDKARTLCELQGPFTQGSVCSEQMVECQAGNVRDAVLVQHSPIGCGAGQVIYNSIYRNGLALRKLPVENLRMICTNLEEKDMVFGGIDKLQQSIRDAWERNKPKAIFISTSCSTGIIGDDVDSVASQMEAELGIPVIPLHCEGFKSKHWSTGFDATQHGIVRQLVRKNPKKQEDLVNVINLWGSDVFTPMLAELGLRVNYVVDLATVDDLAQLSEAAATVGFCYTLSSYMAAALEQQFGVPEVKAPQPYGFAGTDAWLRELARVTHREEQAEVYIAKEHQRIAPRLAELRQQLKGLKGYVATGSAYAHGLIAVLRELGIQVDGSLVFHHDPIYDSQDARQDSLAHLVDHYGDVPAFSVCNRQQYQFYGLLQRVKPDFILIRHNGLAPLASRLGIPAAPLGDEHHALGYQGIINLGETILEIMAHKKFHEDLAAHTRLPYKSWWLKQKDPFILAKDANLLKKERAAYV
- a CDS encoding CoA-binding protein; the protein is MGSGTGTGGSLTMNSALTGEEQALYQNPEVIQKILDHTRTIAIVGLSAERQKASHFVATYLRSAGYKIIPVNPRATEILGEKCYPDLASIGQPVDLVDIFRPAEACLPIVEEAIACKIPAVWLQLKIINLAAAEKARAAGLLTVMDLCVKMEHGRYSGGLHEAGMNTELISAQRRHRFI
- a CDS encoding O-acetylhomoserine aminocarboxypropyltransferase/cysteine synthase family protein — its product is MSGERRFGFDTRMIHAGHIPDTQTGARAVPIYQTSSFVFYDADHAAELFDLKQYGHIYSRISNPTVAIFEERMASLEGATGAVATSSGMAAQLAALMTLLEPGDELVASSHLYGGTVTQLTHTLKKMGNPVHYVDPTDIRAWEQAITPKTRALYSEMIGNPRGSILDIEQVAALAKSHGIPLIIDNTLATPYLCRPMEFGATITVYSATKFIGGHGNSLGGVVLESGKFDYSAFPSIADPSPKYHNLKFYDTFGHYGYLMKVRTETVRDTGCCLSPMNAFLLLQGIETLSIRMDRHVENTRKVAQFLEEHDKVAWVSYAGLPSHPQYDIAQKYLPKGAGAVLSFGLKKQPGENVRETGKKFIARLKLFSHLANIGDVRSLVIHPASTTHQQLTDEELASSGVGPELIRLSVGIETGEDLLWDLEQALAAR
- a CDS encoding cupin domain-containing protein, giving the protein MITRHNGDFTWDNVSVLAYQENGTNFKSITRQVLFDGLGNLPCQLRYFEVQPAGYSSLEYHEHVHLVLILRGKGEVFLGDTIHSIEQNDVITVPPNTWHQFKASRGDHLGFLCLVNVERDKSKLPTAEDLAKLQQDPNVAAFIRS
- a CDS encoding RuBisCO large subunit C-terminal-like domain-containing protein, which codes for MISGERFIITYRLTGEEQEAYAKARDICVEQTVEYPAELLQPGFIRDEIVGRIESFTKADSAYYADISYAVESTAYELTQFLNVLFGNISIKPGILVEKLDLPPGLLNAFKGPRFGREGLRRLLTVTDRPLLFVALKPMGLTADQLAELAYQCAVGGIDIIKDDHGLSNQVFAPYKERVTKCAAAVAKANKETGHSSIYVPNVTAAFGEITERARLAKEAGAGGLLISPALTGLDAMRYLADDDSLALPVFSHPAFQGSYVTAASQGMGIAHYALYGQLSRLAGADAVIYPNFGGRFSFSRDECRSIVAGTQVPMGHIKPIFPSPGGGMTLEKVPEMLEVYGKDVVFLMGGGLFKQGPDLVANCRYFRQIVDTLS
- a CDS encoding PTS galactitol transporter subunit IIC, translated to MFFEILKQIFDTFGAAIFVPVVLFIVALFLKIKPKQAFNAALLAGIGLTGFNMLIGSYIPLVAPVVKRMVEITGVNLPVMDLGWQTTAIVGYSTKVGMVFVGLALLVQIVLFLLKWTNIFMPGDLWNNYSFMVWGSLIYLLTNNMILAVFCMIVMNLYILLFAEVLAKRWSTYYGYPNCAMTAPHHLEAVPYAVAMNWLLNKFGLHKINLNPQSIQKKLGFLGEPMFLGFLLGIFLGIMGNLSRLSTLTAWGEIAGLAIGTAAVMNIFPKVAGVFASAFLPLTEASKKTAKSGVKSREWYLAVNDAAGYGEPATLITGIILIPVMVVLALILPGNTTLPMVDLIALPFMIEVVIAVSNGNILKGIISGAIWFALGLYMCSYTAPLFTEVATQVGVKIPAVGVMITSFGILAHPFMGLLFLAFLSQNVIIIGGVLVIYFALYFWFKKNRTAVHAYLEDANQESKPAGQTVSG
- a CDS encoding PTS fructose transporter subunit IIB, whose translation is MMRPIRILSVCGSGTVSSAMVSGKLKERLAEVGYEIITVEVNPGGVESALLAGNYDFIAHTSPISGDFAIPAINAVGFLTGFGEEEFLEQALGVIKGLEAGV
- a CDS encoding PTS sugar transporter subunit IIA, which produces MNLIDAELVRLHMVAQTPAEVLGKLADTLFGKGKVKESYKDAVLQREIQYPTGLPGAGTCVAVPHTDSSHVLEPALAVGILQQPVAFQMMGSLDTVLPVEIVMMFAVDKPEKHLTVLTQLMTMLQDETLLTKIKQATAATEVCSLLSGLPAGHM
- the larE gene encoding ATP-dependent sacrificial sulfur transferase LarE, translated to MNTEEKVKKLLDTLRSMGSVVVAFSGGVDSTFLAAAAKQALYDDRAIAVTACSETLPASERKEAVEIAGKLGIKHVLLTISELNNANFVENDEKRCYHCKMERFTVIAAWAKEQGFHWVLEGSNADDLADYRPGMQAVAELPGVRSPLLECGITKEEIRSLSKEWGLPTWKKLSAACLSSRIVYGLPVTAERLKQVELAEAFVKTLCSGQVRVRHHGDIARIEVAAKDIPLLAQPENSLRISQELKKLGFSFVTLDLEGYRTGSMNETLELSEK